Proteins found in one Streptomyces pactum genomic segment:
- a CDS encoding AMP-binding protein — MPDPSGSRLPLTAAQSGIWFAQHLDPSNLIYTLGEYTEIRGPVDADLFEAALRRLVREAECLRVRFTQEDDQLWQVVPDDLDWHMPRIDVSAEPDPWAAAEAWMTEEMNRPLDLATGPLFTFALITVAHDRVLWFYRCHHAVIDGYGSALLVRRAAELYSAAAAGRPLPDGSPWGSLRSLVEEEAAYRAGPDHARDREHWLTRLAGAPEPVGLAGRSPGMPRWLRRRTCHIDPAAAEALRDLAREVGVAWPALVVAGTALYLSRMTGGRDVVLGLPVSARTTVASRNAPGMLSNVVPLRMEIDPAAPLERLLRDAARELRGASRHQRYRYEDLRRDLGLLGDNGKLTGPQVNIVMFDHNLTFGGHPARPHNLTMGPDDDLSLVIDSRVADGGIRIDFHAHPEAYDDAALASHVERFRRFLTALAATAPGLPAARAEILAPEERDRVLHGWNDTARPVPGTTLTALVEDRAARVPDHPAVVFEGTRLSYAELNARANRLARLLVAHGAGPERRVAIAVPRSPELVTALLAVLKTGAAYVPVDPGYPAERIAYILGECRPALLLTTAATEDLPGAADTPRLVLDGEEATAALAGRSAANLTDHERTAPLLPDHPAYLIYTSGSTGRPKGVVVPHRGIVNRLRWMQDRYRLTADDRVLQKTPSGFDVSVWEFFWPLLEGATLVLARPEGHKDPAYLAGLIRSEGVTTVHFVPSMLQVFLRQAAADADDPAGPTDAPDPTGTTDPAAPDPAATAGTPVAAHRLRRVLCSGEALPEELQRQFFRTFSGVELHNLYGPTEASVDVTSWECRPDAPPGPVPIGRPVWNTRTYVLDTALRPVAPGVPGDLYLAGVQLARGYANRPELTAERFTADPFGPPGSRMYRTGDVARWTADGALDYIGRSDDQVKIRGFRIELGEIEAVAARHPGAAAVAVVVREDRPGEKRLVGYAVPAAGAALSSSGLRDFVADAVPEYMVPSVFVVLDELPLTANGKLDRRALPAPDFTAPATGRGPGSAREETLCAIFTEVLGLEKVGVDDSFFDLGGDSILSIQLVSRARTAGLVFTPKDVFERKTVAALAALAPDEHGPVAEDAAAAVGEVVPTPVMRWLEERGGPVGRLNQSVLLRVPPQLGEDHLATAVATVLDHHDALRLRLSADGPDGTGWRLTVPPRGTPGGAAPVERVDVTGADDATLREVIAARTEAAWDRLDPTAGVMLQVVWFDAGPGRDGRLLIAAHHLAVDGVSWRILLPDLEAAWAAAARGRPAALEPVGTSFRTWAGRLAAAATDPGRSREAGLWTTMLQAPGGGLGVRGPRPSRDTAGTARRLTVTVPAATTDAVLHHVPAVFRCGVAEVLLTGLLLAAGDWRHRRGVAARTGDALLVDVEGHGREEGLAEGLDLSRTVGWFTSLFPVRLDPGRLDRSDLRRGGPSVGAALKAVKERLRSLPDGGIGHGLLRYANPATRAALAEAPRPQVAFNYLGRFAGPGTGSGPGGRTGWTPAAEAGDLGAGFFGGSDPDLPLAHVLDINVAAVDRPGTTELVATWSWPAALLTEQDVRDLTDTWLRALDALATHADDPQAGGHTPSDLSLVSLTQSQIDMLHNVWRATK; from the coding sequence ATGCCTGACCCGTCCGGTTCACGGCTGCCGTTGACGGCCGCTCAGTCCGGTATCTGGTTCGCGCAGCACCTGGACCCGTCCAACCTGATCTACACCCTGGGCGAGTACACCGAGATCCGCGGCCCGGTGGACGCCGATCTCTTCGAGGCCGCGCTGCGCCGCCTGGTACGGGAGGCCGAGTGCCTGCGGGTGCGGTTCACCCAGGAGGACGACCAGCTCTGGCAGGTGGTCCCCGACGACCTGGACTGGCACATGCCGCGGATCGACGTCAGCGCCGAACCGGACCCGTGGGCCGCGGCCGAGGCATGGATGACCGAGGAGATGAACCGCCCGCTGGACCTGGCCACCGGCCCGCTGTTCACCTTCGCCCTGATCACCGTGGCGCACGACCGCGTCCTGTGGTTCTACCGCTGCCACCACGCGGTCATCGACGGCTACGGCTCGGCGCTGCTGGTACGGCGCGCCGCCGAGCTGTACAGCGCCGCGGCGGCCGGCCGTCCGCTGCCCGACGGCAGCCCCTGGGGGTCGCTGCGCTCCCTGGTGGAGGAGGAGGCCGCCTACCGGGCCGGCCCCGACCACGCCCGCGACCGCGAGCACTGGCTCACCCGGCTCGCCGGCGCCCCCGAGCCGGTCGGCCTGGCCGGCCGCAGCCCGGGGATGCCGCGGTGGCTGCGCCGGCGCACCTGCCACATCGACCCGGCCGCCGCCGAGGCGCTGCGCGACCTGGCCCGCGAGGTGGGAGTGGCCTGGCCCGCCCTGGTGGTCGCCGGCACCGCCCTGTACCTGTCCCGGATGACCGGGGGCCGGGACGTCGTCCTGGGGCTGCCGGTCTCCGCCCGCACCACGGTGGCCTCGCGGAACGCCCCCGGCATGCTCTCCAACGTGGTGCCGCTGCGGATGGAGATCGACCCGGCGGCACCGCTGGAGCGGCTGCTGCGGGACGCCGCCCGGGAACTGCGCGGCGCCAGCCGCCACCAGCGGTACCGCTACGAGGACCTCCGCCGCGACCTCGGACTCCTCGGCGACAACGGCAAGCTGACCGGCCCCCAGGTCAACATCGTGATGTTCGACCACAACCTGACGTTCGGAGGCCACCCCGCCCGGCCGCACAACCTCACCATGGGGCCGGACGACGACCTGTCCCTGGTGATCGACAGCAGGGTCGCCGACGGCGGCATCCGGATCGACTTCCACGCCCACCCCGAGGCGTACGACGACGCCGCCCTCGCGTCCCACGTGGAGCGGTTCCGCCGCTTCCTGACCGCGCTGGCCGCCACCGCCCCGGGGCTGCCGGCCGCCCGGGCCGAGATCCTCGCCCCCGAGGAGCGCGACCGCGTCCTGCACGGCTGGAACGACACCGCCCGCCCGGTGCCCGGCACCACCCTCACCGCGCTCGTCGAGGACCGCGCCGCCCGGGTGCCGGACCACCCGGCCGTGGTCTTCGAGGGCACCCGGCTGAGCTACGCCGAGCTCAACGCCCGGGCCAACCGCCTGGCCCGGCTGCTGGTGGCGCACGGCGCCGGCCCCGAACGCCGGGTGGCCATCGCGGTACCCCGCTCCCCGGAGCTGGTCACCGCGCTGCTGGCAGTGCTCAAGACCGGCGCCGCCTACGTCCCGGTGGACCCCGGCTACCCCGCCGAGCGGATCGCGTACATCCTCGGCGAGTGCCGGCCGGCCCTGCTGCTGACCACGGCCGCCACCGAGGACCTGCCCGGCGCGGCGGACACCCCGCGGCTGGTGCTCGACGGCGAGGAGGCCACCGCGGCGCTCGCCGGCCGCTCCGCCGCGAACCTGACGGACCACGAGCGCACCGCGCCGCTGCTCCCGGACCACCCCGCCTACCTGATCTACACCTCCGGCTCCACCGGCCGCCCCAAGGGCGTGGTGGTACCGCACCGCGGCATCGTCAACCGGCTGCGCTGGATGCAGGACCGCTACCGGCTCACCGCCGACGACCGGGTGCTGCAGAAGACCCCGTCCGGGTTCGACGTCTCGGTGTGGGAGTTCTTCTGGCCGCTGCTGGAGGGCGCCACCCTCGTCCTGGCCCGGCCCGAGGGCCACAAGGACCCCGCGTACCTCGCCGGGCTCATCCGCAGCGAGGGCGTCACCACCGTCCACTTCGTCCCCTCCATGCTCCAGGTCTTCCTGCGGCAGGCCGCCGCGGACGCCGACGACCCCGCCGGCCCCACGGACGCCCCGGACCCCACCGGCACCACGGACCCCGCCGCCCCGGACCCCGCCGCCACCGCCGGCACGCCCGTCGCCGCGCACCGGCTGCGCCGGGTGCTGTGCAGCGGGGAGGCGCTCCCCGAGGAGCTCCAGCGCCAGTTCTTCCGGACCTTCAGCGGGGTGGAACTGCACAACCTGTACGGGCCCACCGAAGCGTCGGTGGACGTCACCTCCTGGGAATGCCGGCCGGACGCGCCGCCCGGCCCGGTACCGATCGGCCGGCCGGTGTGGAACACCCGCACCTACGTGCTGGACACCGCGCTGCGGCCGGTCGCCCCCGGGGTCCCCGGCGACCTGTACCTGGCCGGCGTGCAGCTGGCGCGCGGCTACGCCAACCGGCCGGAGCTGACCGCCGAACGCTTCACCGCCGACCCGTTCGGCCCGCCCGGTTCCCGGATGTACCGCACCGGCGACGTCGCCCGGTGGACCGCCGACGGCGCCCTGGACTACATCGGCCGCAGCGACGACCAGGTCAAGATCCGCGGCTTCCGGATCGAGCTGGGCGAGATCGAGGCCGTCGCCGCCCGGCACCCGGGCGCCGCCGCGGTGGCCGTCGTCGTCCGCGAGGACCGGCCCGGCGAGAAGCGGCTGGTGGGCTACGCGGTACCGGCGGCCGGCGCCGCGCTCTCCTCGTCCGGCCTGCGGGACTTCGTGGCGGACGCGGTGCCCGAGTACATGGTGCCGTCGGTCTTCGTGGTGCTGGACGAACTGCCGCTGACCGCCAACGGCAAGCTGGACCGGCGCGCCCTGCCCGCACCCGACTTCACCGCGCCGGCCACCGGACGCGGCCCCGGCTCGGCCCGCGAGGAGACCCTCTGCGCGATCTTCACCGAGGTCCTGGGGCTGGAGAAGGTCGGGGTGGACGACAGCTTCTTCGACCTCGGCGGCGACAGCATCCTCTCCATCCAGCTGGTCAGCCGCGCCCGCACCGCCGGGCTGGTGTTCACCCCCAAGGACGTCTTCGAACGCAAGACGGTCGCCGCGCTGGCGGCCCTCGCCCCGGACGAGCACGGCCCGGTCGCCGAGGACGCCGCGGCGGCCGTCGGCGAGGTCGTCCCCACCCCCGTCATGCGGTGGCTGGAGGAGCGCGGCGGGCCGGTGGGCCGGCTCAACCAGTCGGTGCTGCTGCGGGTGCCGCCCCAGCTGGGCGAGGACCACCTGGCCACCGCGGTCGCCACGGTGCTCGACCACCACGACGCACTGCGGCTGCGGCTGTCCGCCGACGGACCGGACGGGACCGGCTGGCGGCTCACGGTCCCGCCGCGCGGCACCCCCGGCGGCGCCGCCCCGGTGGAGCGGGTGGACGTGACCGGGGCCGATGACGCCACGCTGCGCGAGGTGATCGCCGCCCGGACCGAGGCCGCCTGGGACCGGCTCGACCCCACCGCCGGGGTGATGCTGCAGGTGGTCTGGTTCGACGCCGGGCCCGGCCGCGACGGCCGGCTGCTGATCGCCGCCCACCACCTGGCCGTGGACGGCGTCTCCTGGCGCATCCTCCTGCCCGACCTGGAGGCCGCCTGGGCGGCGGCCGCCAGGGGCAGGCCCGCCGCCCTGGAACCGGTCGGCACCTCCTTCCGCACCTGGGCCGGCCGGCTGGCCGCCGCCGCCACCGACCCCGGCCGGTCCCGCGAGGCGGGCCTGTGGACCACCATGCTCCAGGCGCCCGGCGGCGGGCTGGGCGTGCGCGGCCCGCGGCCCTCCCGCGACACGGCCGGCACGGCGCGGCGGCTGACCGTGACGGTGCCGGCCGCCACCACCGACGCCGTCCTCCACCACGTCCCCGCCGTCTTCCGGTGCGGCGTCGCGGAGGTGCTGCTGACCGGCCTGCTGCTGGCCGCCGGCGACTGGCGCCACCGCCGCGGCGTGGCCGCCCGCACCGGCGACGCGCTGCTGGTGGACGTGGAGGGGCACGGGCGCGAGGAGGGCCTGGCCGAGGGCCTGGACCTGTCCCGCACCGTGGGCTGGTTCACCAGCCTCTTCCCCGTCCGCCTCGACCCCGGCCGGCTGGACCGGTCCGACCTCCGGCGCGGCGGGCCGTCGGTCGGCGCCGCCCTGAAGGCGGTCAAGGAACGGCTGCGGTCGCTGCCCGACGGGGGCATCGGCCACGGGCTGCTGCGCTACGCCAACCCCGCCACCCGCGCCGCGCTCGCCGAGGCCCCCCGGCCCCAGGTCGCCTTCAACTACCTCGGCCGGTTCGCCGGCCCCGGGACCGGCTCCGGACCCGGCGGCCGGACCGGCTGGACACCGGCCGCCGAGGCCGGGGACCTGGGCGCCGGCTTCTTCGGCGGCAGCGACCCGGACCTGCCGCTCGCCCACGTTCTGGACATCAACGTCGCCGCCGTGGACCGGCCCGGCACCACCGAACTGGTCGCCACCTGGTCCTGGCCGGCCGCGCTCCTGACCGAGCAGGACGTCCGCGACCTCA